From Emcibacter nanhaiensis, one genomic window encodes:
- the parC gene encoding DNA topoisomerase IV subunit A: MSTLPEDIILDAPLGDTLGDRYLSYALSTIMARSLPDVRDGLKPVHRRLLYAMRLLKLDPNTGFKKCARVVGDVIGKYHPHGDQAVYDAMVRLAQEFAVRYPMVDGQGNFGNIDGDNAAAMRYTEARLTEVAIALMEGLDQDTVDFRETYDGEDKEPVVMPANFPNLLANGATGIAVGMATSIPPHNVSELCDALLHLIKFPNASIRKLVDFVPGPDFPTGGVIVEPVENIVQAYETGRGGFRLRARWEVEEGSRGAYNIVVTEIPYQVQKSKLIEKIADLIHDRKLPILADVRDESSDDIRIVLEPKSRTVEADVLMESLFRLTELEVRFSLNMNVLDKGTSPRVMNLREVLQAFLDHRQEVLQRGSRYRLDKIEHRLEILGGYLVAYLNLDEVIRIIREEDEPKQELMRTFSLTEVQAEAILNMRLRSLRKLEEMEIRREYAELEEEKAELEELLASEEKQWLAIADGVRGIKARFGNKTELGQRRSDFADAPTAEIIPIEAMIEKEPITVICSDKGWIRAMKGHVAVDDSIKYKEGDKAKFGFHAYTTDKILLFASNGRFYTLGADKLPGGRGHGEPVRLMIDLGNDEEIVSLLPYKAGSKLILATHAGRGFMTDADNVVASTKNGKQILNVEDGKNKPHSVIQVEEGQDTVAIIGRNRKLLIFPLEEMAEMNRGRGAIIQKYKDATLSDIICFKLEEGLSWEMKGGKTRTETDLTPWLGKRGQVGRMPPHGFPQNNRFK; this comes from the coding sequence CCATGCGGCTGCTGAAACTGGACCCGAATACGGGCTTCAAGAAATGCGCCCGTGTGGTCGGTGACGTGATCGGTAAATACCATCCGCACGGCGACCAGGCGGTTTATGACGCCATGGTGCGCCTGGCCCAGGAATTTGCCGTGCGCTATCCCATGGTCGACGGCCAGGGCAACTTCGGCAACATTGACGGCGATAATGCCGCCGCCATGCGATATACTGAGGCCCGGCTGACCGAAGTGGCCATTGCCCTGATGGAAGGGCTGGACCAGGATACGGTTGATTTCCGCGAGACTTATGACGGGGAAGACAAGGAACCGGTGGTGATGCCGGCCAACTTCCCGAACCTGCTGGCCAATGGCGCCACCGGTATCGCCGTCGGCATGGCGACCAGCATTCCGCCCCATAATGTGTCGGAACTCTGCGATGCGCTGCTGCATTTGATCAAGTTCCCCAATGCCTCGATCCGCAAGCTGGTGGATTTTGTCCCGGGGCCGGATTTCCCGACCGGCGGCGTGATTGTCGAGCCGGTGGAAAATATCGTCCAGGCCTATGAGACCGGCCGCGGCGGCTTCCGCCTGCGGGCCCGCTGGGAAGTGGAAGAGGGCAGCCGCGGCGCCTATAACATCGTGGTCACCGAAATTCCCTACCAGGTGCAGAAATCCAAGCTGATCGAGAAGATCGCCGACCTGATTCACGACCGCAAGCTGCCGATCCTGGCCGACGTGCGCGACGAAAGCTCCGACGATATCCGCATCGTGCTGGAGCCGAAAAGCCGCACCGTGGAGGCCGACGTGCTGATGGAAAGCCTGTTCCGGCTGACCGAACTGGAAGTGCGCTTCTCCCTTAATATGAATGTGCTCGACAAGGGCACATCGCCGCGGGTGATGAACCTGCGCGAGGTGCTGCAGGCCTTCCTCGATCACCGTCAGGAAGTGCTGCAGCGCGGGTCCCGCTACCGGCTCGACAAGATCGAGCATCGCCTGGAAATTCTCGGCGGTTACCTGGTGGCCTACCTCAACCTGGATGAAGTGATCCGCATCATCCGCGAAGAGGACGAACCCAAGCAGGAGCTGATGAGAACCTTCAGCCTGACCGAGGTTCAGGCGGAAGCCATCCTCAACATGCGGCTGCGCAGTCTGCGCAAACTGGAGGAGATGGAAATCCGCCGTGAATATGCCGAACTTGAGGAAGAAAAGGCGGAGCTCGAGGAACTGCTTGCCAGCGAGGAAAAACAGTGGCTCGCCATTGCCGACGGTGTGCGCGGCATCAAGGCCCGGTTCGGCAACAAGACCGAGCTCGGCCAGCGCCGCAGCGATTTCGCCGATGCGCCGACCGCGGAAATCATCCCGATCGAGGCCATGATCGAAAAAGAACCCATCACCGTGATCTGTTCCGACAAGGGCTGGATCCGGGCCATGAAGGGCCATGTCGCCGTCGACGACAGCATTAAGTACAAGGAAGGCGACAAGGCCAAATTCGGCTTCCACGCCTATACCACCGACAAGATCCTGCTGTTCGCCAGCAACGGCCGTTTCTATACCCTGGGCGCAGACAAGCTGCCCGGCGGGCGCGGGCACGGCGAGCCGGTACGGCTGATGATTGACCTCGGCAATGACGAGGAGATCGTTTCCCTGCTGCCCTACAAGGCCGGGAGCAAGCTGATTCTTGCCACCCACGCCGGGCGCGGCTTCATGACCGACGCCGACAATGTGGTGGCCAGCACCAAGAACGGCAAGCAGATCCTCAATGTGGAAGACGGCAAGAACAAGCCGCACAGCGTCATTCAGGTCGAGGAAGGCCAGGATACGGTAGCGATCATCGGCCGTAACCGCAAGCTGCTGATTTTCCCGCTGGAGGAAATGGCGGAAATGAACCGGGGCCGCGGCGCCATCATCCAGAAATACAAGGATGCGACGCTCAGCGATATCATCTGTTTCAAGCTGGAAGAGGGCTTAAGCTGGGAGATGAAGGGCGGCAAGACCCGGACCGAAACCGACCTTACTCCCTGGCTGGGCAAGCGCGGCCAGGTGGGTCGCATGCCGCCGCACGGTTTCCCGCAGAACAACCGCTTCAAGTAA
- a CDS encoding GNAT family N-acetyltransferase codes for MIRIIPPRPLKKGALVHLYPPGPHLRPAWQEFIRDNKDYHAPWIYHSQDPRYFDEYLKRIAQGRVLGFFIVRNDDEKLVGIVNLNNILMGAVRGASLGYYGSREGAGKGYMSEGLKLVLEFAVDKVGLHRIEANIQPDNEASLRLVRKLGFRKEGFSPEYLQIGGEWRDHERWAILEKEVRAF; via the coding sequence ATGATTCGCATAATTCCACCCCGTCCGCTCAAAAAAGGTGCGCTGGTGCATCTCTATCCACCGGGACCGCATCTGCGGCCAGCCTGGCAGGAATTCATCCGCGACAACAAGGACTATCATGCGCCCTGGATCTACCATTCCCAAGATCCGCGCTATTTCGACGAATATCTCAAGCGGATTGCCCAAGGGCGGGTGCTGGGCTTTTTTATCGTCCGCAACGACGATGAAAAGCTGGTGGGGATCGTCAACCTCAACAATATCCTGATGGGCGCGGTGCGTGGCGCCTCACTCGGTTACTACGGCTCCCGGGAAGGGGCCGGCAAGGGCTATATGTCCGAAGGACTGAAGCTGGTGCTTGAATTTGCCGTCGATAAAGTGGGCCTGCACCGGATCGAGGCCAATATCCAGCCCGACAATGAAGCCTCGCTGCGTCTGGTCCGCAAGCTTGGTTTTCGCAAGGAAGGGTTTTCACCGGAGTACTTGCAGATCGGCGGTGAATGGCGCGATCACGAGCGCTGGGCCATTCTGGAGAAGGAAGTCAGGGCTTTCTGA
- a CDS encoding TRAP transporter small permease subunit yields MIEKITGFIDLVNEKLGRLLAWATLLLVLVQFAIVIGFYIFRDGSIFMQESLLYLHSLIFLGAAGYTLKHNGHVRVDVFYGNFSEKTKAWINLLGTLFFLLPVSGVIGWFSWPFIADSWAAMEGSIEASGIQAVYLLKSLILAFVFFILLQGLSLVLHSLRIIRGAEHLSEEKPEGV; encoded by the coding sequence ATGATAGAGAAAATTACCGGTTTCATAGATCTTGTTAACGAGAAGCTCGGACGACTGCTCGCCTGGGCTACTCTTCTATTGGTGCTGGTTCAGTTCGCCATCGTCATCGGATTCTATATCTTCCGGGACGGCAGCATTTTCATGCAGGAGAGCCTGCTCTACCTGCACAGCCTGATCTTCCTGGGTGCGGCCGGCTACACCCTGAAACATAACGGCCATGTGCGCGTCGACGTCTTCTACGGCAACTTCAGTGAAAAAACCAAGGCCTGGATCAACCTGCTCGGCACCCTGTTTTTCCTGCTGCCGGTTTCCGGTGTGATCGGCTGGTTCAGCTGGCCGTTCATCGCCGACAGCTGGGCCGCGATGGAAGGCAGTATCGAAGCCAGCGGCATCCAGGCGGTCTATCTGCTGAAAAGCCTGATTCTGGCATTTGTCTTCTTCATCCTGCTGCAGGGCCTGAGCCTGGTCCTGCACAGCCTGCGCATTATCAGGGGCGCCGAACATCTCTCTGAAGAAAAACCGGAGGGCGTGTGA
- a CDS encoding threonine ammonia-lyase has translation MNKTEKTATLPISFEDVKNAEQALKGAIIRTPTTRSLTLSSITGADIYIKFENLQFTASFKERGALNKLMSLTDEQKKSGVIAASAGNHAQGVAYHGARLGIPTTIVMPVNTPFVKVSQTEEHGANVVLFGERFDDTAVHARELAEEHGYTLVHPFDDPAVMAGQGTIGLEMLADVPDLDAIVVPVGGGGLISGVATAAKSINPEIEIIGVQAERFPSLYRALHNQDYEPRGSTLAEGIAVKTIGEQTLKVCEELVDKTLLVTEDSLERAVSMLMTIEKTVPEGAGAAPLSAVLSHPELFRGKKVGLILSGGNIDPRLLASLLMRGLVREGRITRLRIELLDVPGALAQISGIIGTLGGNIIDVSHHRLFTELPAKETYSNVTLETRDRQHLQDILEALRAKGFVVHMNRSQDL, from the coding sequence ATGAATAAAACTGAGAAGACAGCCACACTTCCCATATCCTTCGAGGACGTCAAAAATGCCGAACAGGCGTTGAAGGGGGCGATTATCCGTACGCCGACAACCCGTTCCCTGACTCTGTCTTCCATTACCGGCGCAGATATCTACATCAAGTTCGAGAACCTGCAGTTCACGGCGTCATTCAAGGAACGCGGCGCGCTCAACAAGCTGATGTCGCTCACCGATGAACAGAAAAAATCCGGTGTCATCGCCGCTTCGGCCGGCAACCATGCCCAGGGCGTCGCTTATCATGGCGCGCGGCTCGGCATCCCGACGACGATTGTCATGCCGGTCAATACCCCGTTCGTCAAGGTCAGTCAGACCGAAGAACATGGCGCTAATGTGGTGCTGTTCGGCGAACGCTTTGACGATACCGCCGTTCATGCCCGGGAACTGGCCGAGGAACACGGCTATACCCTGGTCCATCCGTTCGACGACCCTGCCGTCATGGCCGGTCAGGGCACCATCGGCCTTGAAATGCTGGCTGATGTGCCGGACCTGGATGCGATTGTCGTTCCCGTCGGCGGCGGCGGCCTGATCTCCGGCGTGGCGACCGCGGCTAAATCGATCAATCCGGAAATCGAAATCATCGGCGTCCAGGCCGAACGCTTCCCGTCCCTGTATCGTGCCCTGCACAACCAGGACTATGAACCCAGGGGCTCTACCCTGGCAGAAGGCATCGCGGTGAAAACCATCGGCGAACAAACCCTCAAGGTCTGCGAGGAACTGGTGGACAAGACCCTGCTGGTGACCGAGGACTCGCTGGAGCGCGCCGTCAGCATGCTGATGACGATCGAGAAAACCGTGCCGGAAGGCGCTGGCGCGGCCCCGCTGTCAGCTGTGCTCTCACATCCGGAGCTTTTCCGGGGCAAAAAGGTTGGCCTGATCCTGAGTGGCGGCAATATCGATCCCCGGCTGCTGGCCTCGCTGTTGATGCGGGGGCTGGTCCGCGAAGGGCGCATCACCCGTCTCAGGATCGAGCTTCTGGACGTACCGGGCGCCCTCGCCCAGATCTCCGGTATCATAGGTACGCTCGGCGGCAACATCATTGATGTCTCGCATCACCGGTTGTTCACCGAGCTTCCGGCCAAGGAGACCTATTCCAATGTGACGCTGGAAACCCGCGACCGGCAGCATCTTCAGGACATTCTGGAAGCGCTGCGCGCCAAGGGGTTTGTCGTTCACATGAACCGGTCGCAGGACCTCTAG
- a CDS encoding SLC13 family permease has product MIELLDPSLQMWLTFAVIAGAIVFYAMDNIPLEVTSLGVVSILLIMFHFLPFYGPDGELLLDMKKLLSGFADPALVSILGLLVIGQGMVQTGALERPAAFLVKHSINYPRGVLLFCLLVVMLVSAFLNNTPVVVIFIPILIMLMDKIEKPASQILMPLSFVAILGGMSTLIGSSTNLLAAGAYKSQTGLDIGFFDFTVPGLFMMAIGLVYVLAIAPKLLPKTTAENGAVKTTSGKQFIVQIDLVEGNSLMGKSSIAGMFPDLAGMTTRLIKRGEQTFLPPFDDITLQEGDAVILATTRRTLTEKIAKTPSLMKGALTSLSEDETEEDTGSETSRRQHIAEVIVAPASRLDGRTLEQVGFHLQGGCKVIGIQRRSRMIRTSIDDIRLEAGDVLMVVGTSNQIRALRTNRDVLLMEWSTTEVPVKTDSWKALLIFTTVVIVAATGFVPIPITATIGAFLMILSGCLNIRQASRAVDRRIFLLVGAALAMGASLQATGGASFLAHYMIEFLSGTNIVVILSAFFLMVAIFTNVLSNNATAVLFTPIAVNLAAELGVDPMVFVTAVIFAANCSFATPMGYQTNLLVMGPANYKFNDFMKVGIPLIVILWIGYSLFAPWYYGLY; this is encoded by the coding sequence ATGATTGAATTGCTCGATCCTTCACTACAGATGTGGCTGACTTTCGCCGTAATCGCCGGCGCAATAGTCTTTTACGCCATGGATAACATCCCGCTCGAAGTGACCTCTCTTGGCGTTGTTTCCATCCTGCTGATCATGTTTCATTTCCTGCCCTTCTATGGACCGGACGGAGAGCTGCTGCTGGATATGAAGAAGCTGCTGTCGGGATTCGCCGACCCGGCACTGGTCTCCATTCTCGGCCTTCTTGTCATTGGCCAGGGGATGGTGCAGACCGGCGCGCTGGAAAGGCCGGCCGCTTTTCTGGTCAAGCATAGCATCAACTATCCGCGCGGGGTTCTGCTGTTCTGCCTGCTGGTGGTCATGCTGGTCAGTGCCTTTCTCAACAATACGCCTGTGGTGGTCATCTTTATCCCGATTCTGATCATGCTGATGGACAAGATCGAGAAACCGGCCAGCCAGATCCTGATGCCCCTCAGCTTTGTCGCCATTCTCGGCGGCATGAGCACCCTGATCGGGTCCAGCACCAACCTGCTGGCGGCCGGGGCGTACAAAAGCCAGACCGGCCTCGACATCGGCTTTTTCGATTTCACCGTCCCCGGCCTGTTCATGATGGCCATCGGCCTGGTCTATGTCCTGGCCATCGCCCCGAAGCTCCTGCCGAAAACGACGGCAGAAAACGGCGCAGTCAAGACAACAAGTGGTAAACAGTTCATCGTCCAGATCGACCTGGTCGAAGGCAACAGCCTGATGGGCAAGAGCTCCATCGCCGGCATGTTTCCCGACCTTGCCGGCATGACCACCCGGCTGATCAAGAGAGGTGAGCAGACCTTCCTGCCCCCCTTTGACGATATTACCCTGCAGGAAGGTGACGCCGTTATCCTGGCGACGACCAGGCGGACGCTGACAGAGAAGATTGCCAAAACCCCAAGTCTGATGAAAGGCGCCCTCACTTCGCTCAGTGAAGACGAAACTGAAGAGGATACAGGATCCGAAACGTCCAGGCGCCAGCATATCGCGGAAGTCATCGTTGCCCCGGCGTCCCGTCTTGACGGCAGGACCCTGGAGCAGGTGGGTTTCCACCTCCAGGGCGGGTGCAAGGTCATCGGAATCCAGCGCCGGTCCAGAATGATTCGGACCTCGATTGACGATATCCGCCTCGAAGCAGGTGACGTGCTGATGGTGGTCGGAACCTCAAACCAGATACGAGCGCTCAGGACCAACCGCGACGTGCTGCTGATGGAATGGTCAACCACGGAAGTTCCCGTCAAAACCGACAGCTGGAAAGCCCTGTTGATTTTTACCACAGTGGTGATTGTCGCTGCCACGGGATTTGTACCGATTCCGATTACCGCCACGATCGGCGCGTTCCTGATGATCCTGAGCGGCTGCCTGAATATCCGCCAGGCCAGCCGTGCAGTGGACCGGCGGATTTTCCTGCTGGTCGGCGCCGCCCTGGCCATGGGCGCTTCATTGCAGGCCACCGGTGGAGCGTCCTTTCTGGCACATTACATGATTGAATTTCTGTCCGGGACCAATATTGTCGTCATCCTGTCCGCCTTCTTCCTGATGGTGGCCATTTTCACCAATGTGCTGAGCAACAATGCCACTGCTGTTTTGTTTACGCCGATCGCCGTCAATCTGGCGGCCGAACTTGGCGTCGACCCGATGGTCTTTGTGACGGCCGTCATTTTTGCCGCCAACTGTTCCTTCGCCACGCCCATGGGCTATCAGACCAATCTGCTGGTCATGGGACCGGCGAACTATAAATTCAATGATTTTATGAAGGTCGGCATCCCGCTGATTGTGATATTATGGATCGGTTACAGCCTGTTTGCCCCATGGTATTACGGATTATACTGA
- a CDS encoding TRAP transporter large permease yields the protein MDPAALLCLLMFVTACGFLLAGYPVAFTLGGTALLFTAIGLVTGEFDPDFIGLIPERIYGTMTNDTLLAVPLFVFMGVMLERSKIAEELLESMGQLMGRVRGGLGISVTIVGALLAASTGIVGATVVTMGLLSLPTMLKRGYSPALASGSIAAAGTLGQIIPPSIVLVLLGDQLSSAWQSAQLEMGNWSPEPLSVGDLFAGALIPGLGLVLLYIIYQFIVSILHPTAAPPVEDSAHNHNRLSFGRLMAAFLPPILLIIAVLGSILAGIATPTEAAAVGAVGAILMAGYRIDPANARPVYAATFALVVLLIMAQLFDLRMGRDGAGAGDKIAIMLAGLLCGLVVWGIVVSLMRAHGQQILQEVMQSTTRISSMVFVILIGAALFSLVFKGFYGDDYIHEFLTDLPGGKLGALILVMLVMFLLGFFLDFIEITFVVVPIVAPVLLMMDINPIWLGIMMAMNLQTSFLTPPFGFALFYLRGVTPPEVKTTDIYKGVIPYVMIQILALVILWNWPELTTWLPTVIFG from the coding sequence ATGGATCCGGCCGCCCTGCTCTGCCTGCTGATGTTTGTCACCGCCTGCGGCTTTCTGCTGGCGGGATACCCGGTCGCTTTCACCCTCGGCGGCACGGCGCTGCTGTTTACCGCCATCGGTCTCGTCACCGGCGAATTCGACCCGGACTTTATCGGCCTGATCCCGGAACGGATCTACGGCACCATGACCAATGACACGCTGCTCGCGGTCCCCTTGTTTGTCTTCATGGGGGTGATGCTGGAACGCAGCAAGATTGCCGAGGAACTCCTGGAAAGCATGGGCCAGCTGATGGGCCGGGTGCGCGGCGGTCTCGGTATTTCCGTGACTATTGTCGGCGCCCTGCTTGCCGCCAGCACCGGCATTGTCGGCGCCACCGTGGTGACCATGGGCCTCCTCAGCCTGCCGACCATGTTGAAGCGCGGCTACAGCCCGGCGCTGGCCAGCGGATCGATCGCCGCCGCCGGTACCCTGGGCCAGATCATTCCGCCCAGCATCGTCCTGGTACTGCTGGGCGACCAGCTGTCCTCCGCCTGGCAGTCGGCCCAGCTGGAAATGGGCAACTGGTCTCCGGAACCGCTGTCGGTCGGCGACCTGTTCGCCGGCGCCCTGATCCCGGGGCTGGGACTGGTGCTGCTCTATATCATCTATCAGTTTATCGTCTCGATCCTCCACCCCACGGCAGCACCGCCGGTGGAAGATTCCGCACACAACCATAACCGCCTGTCGTTCGGACGGCTGATGGCCGCTTTCCTGCCGCCGATCCTGCTGATCATTGCCGTGTTGGGCTCGATCCTCGCCGGAATCGCCACCCCGACCGAAGCGGCTGCCGTCGGTGCCGTCGGCGCCATCCTGATGGCCGGCTACCGGATTGATCCGGCCAACGCCCGGCCGGTCTATGCCGCCACCTTCGCTCTGGTCGTGCTGCTGATCATGGCGCAGCTGTTCGACCTGCGCATGGGGCGCGACGGCGCCGGTGCCGGCGATAAGATCGCCATCATGCTGGCCGGGCTGCTGTGCGGCTTGGTGGTCTGGGGCATTGTGGTCAGCCTGATGCGGGCCCACGGCCAGCAGATCCTGCAGGAAGTAATGCAGTCCACTACCCGGATCAGCTCCATGGTGTTTGTGATCCTGATCGGCGCCGCCCTGTTCTCGCTGGTGTTCAAGGGCTTTTACGGCGACGATTATATCCATGAGTTTCTGACCGACCTGCCGGGCGGCAAGCTTGGGGCGCTGATCCTGGTGATGCTGGTGATGTTCCTGCTCGGCTTCTTCCTCGACTTTATCGAGATCACCTTTGTGGTGGTGCCCATCGTCGCACCGGTGCTGCTGATGATGGATATCAATCCGATCTGGCTCGGCATCATGATGGCCATGAACCTGCAGACCAGCTTCCTGACCCCGCCGTTCGGCTTTGCCCTGTTCTACCTGCGCGGCGTCACCCCGCCGGAGGTCAAGACCACCGATATCTACAAGGGCGTGATCCCCTATGTGATGATCCAGATTCTGGCACTGGTGATCCTGTGGAACTGGCCTGAACTGACCACCTGGCTGCCGACGGTAATATTCGGGTAA
- the motB gene encoding flagellar motor protein MotB: protein MADEQRPIIIKRIKKVSGGGHGGAWKVAYADFVTAMMAFFLLLWLMNATTEEQRSGLADYFSPTSASTSSSSGAGDILGGVSLNTDGAQSSAVTVSIPDQSQTLIKKQDGEGGENQTQSENEEQSFEELMAQREQDFFEEMSENLRQSIQDSPELAELQDQLLIDITEDGMRIQLVDKDNRAMFKPGTADLYGYAEKMIEKVSGVIEKMPNRISISGHTDSSNFAKGADYTNWELSADRANASRRVLLREGVPSDRFAEVLGKADTEPLLPDRPRRAENRRITILLLREAPTLPRGFL from the coding sequence ATGGCGGATGAACAACGCCCGATCATAATCAAGAGAATCAAGAAAGTATCCGGCGGCGGCCATGGCGGTGCCTGGAAGGTGGCCTATGCCGACTTTGTGACTGCGATGATGGCCTTTTTCCTGCTGCTGTGGCTGATGAACGCCACCACCGAGGAACAACGTTCCGGCCTGGCAGATTATTTCTCGCCCACTTCTGCCAGCACCAGCAGCTCTTCCGGCGCCGGTGATATCCTGGGCGGCGTTTCGCTGAACACGGACGGTGCCCAGTCGAGCGCGGTAACCGTCTCCATTCCCGACCAGTCCCAGACCCTGATCAAGAAACAGGACGGTGAAGGCGGGGAAAACCAGACCCAGAGCGAAAACGAAGAGCAGTCCTTCGAGGAACTGATGGCCCAGCGCGAACAGGATTTCTTTGAGGAAATGTCTGAAAACCTGCGCCAGAGCATTCAGGACAGTCCGGAACTGGCGGAACTCCAGGACCAGTTGCTGATCGACATTACCGAAGACGGAATGCGCATCCAGCTGGTCGACAAAGACAATCGCGCCATGTTCAAACCGGGCACTGCGGATCTTTATGGCTATGCCGAGAAAATGATTGAGAAGGTTTCCGGGGTCATTGAAAAAATGCCGAACCGGATCTCCATTTCCGGCCATACGGACTCCAGCAACTTTGCCAAGGGTGCCGATTACACCAACTGGGAACTGAGCGCCGACCGGGCCAACGCCAGTCGCCGTGTCCTGCTGCGCGAGGGTGTGCCTTCGGACCGCTTCGCCGAAGTGCTTGGCAAGGCGGATACTGAACCTCTGCTCCCCGATCGCCCGCGCCGGGCCGAAAACCGCAGGATAACCATCCTCCTGCTCCGCGAGGCCCCCACTCTGCCGCGTGGTTTCCTCTGA
- a CDS encoding arginyltransferase, translating into MTDQSSQFPRFYVTAESPCPYLPDLMERKVFTELNNDNPEGLHDSLTQVGFRRSQDIVYRPTCEGCSRCISVRIPVGEFSPTRTQKRILKANNDIKVSVIPNRVTDEQYGLLKRYLKARHPEGGMAEMSFAEYQDMVESSPINTHLVEYRLPSDDPHKKGQLIGVALTDELQDGLSMVYSFFEIDEALHKRSLGTFAILSHIALAREHFLGYIYLGYWVKNSPKMAYKQNFTPLELLGPSGWTRKR; encoded by the coding sequence ATGACAGACCAGTCATCACAATTTCCGCGATTTTATGTGACCGCTGAGTCACCCTGCCCCTATCTGCCCGACCTGATGGAGCGCAAGGTATTCACGGAACTTAACAACGACAATCCGGAAGGACTGCATGACTCCCTGACCCAGGTCGGTTTCCGCCGCAGTCAGGATATTGTCTATCGTCCCACCTGCGAGGGCTGCAGCCGCTGCATCTCCGTTCGCATTCCGGTTGGCGAATTCAGCCCGACCAGGACCCAGAAACGCATCCTCAAGGCAAATAACGACATCAAGGTATCGGTTATTCCCAACCGGGTGACCGACGAACAGTACGGACTGCTCAAGCGTTACCTCAAAGCACGCCATCCGGAAGGCGGCATGGCGGAAATGTCTTTTGCCGAATATCAGGACATGGTGGAAAGCAGTCCCATCAACACGCACCTGGTGGAATATCGCCTGCCGTCAGATGATCCGCACAAAAAAGGACAGCTTATCGGCGTCGCCCTTACCGATGAACTCCAGGACGGCCTGAGCATGGTCTACAGTTTCTTCGAAATAGATGAAGCACTGCACAAACGGAGCCTTGGCACCTTCGCTATCCTGAGCCATATCGCCCTGGCGCGGGAACATTTCCTCGGCTACATCTATCTCGGCTACTGGGTGAAAAACAGCCCGAAAATGGCCTACAAGCAAAATTTTACTCCCCTTGAGCTGCTCGGCCCCAGCGGCTGGACCCGAAAACGCTGA
- a CDS encoding TRAP transporter substrate-binding protein, whose translation MERRKFLKTSALGSVGVAAGTLAAPAYAAGKRRLKMVTTWPKNFPGVGTRAVQFAKDVEAATDGDIKIKVYAAGELVPALGAFDAVSGGKADIYHGVDYYWQGKHKAFSFFGAVPFGLTPFEVVQWLYFGGGQELWDELSGQFNVKPLLCGNTSMQMGGWFKKEINSLEDFKGLRMRIPGMGGEILKRLGATPVTKSGGEIFLALSQGNIDASEWVGPWNDLAFGFYKIAPYYYTSVFHEPAANVAAGFNKEVWESLSKSQQAIITAVAGDNHQKSVAEYNAQNIIALRTLVDKHGVQLRQFSPEIMKRLAEVASDVVREVGETDELSRRIYNSYMETRKNCMDWAEIADEPYAAARRLPENYGEKI comes from the coding sequence ATGGAACGCCGTAAATTCCTGAAAACCTCCGCTCTTGGCTCCGTTGGTGTCGCTGCCGGCACTCTCGCCGCCCCGGCCTACGCAGCCGGCAAGCGCCGGTTGAAAATGGTCACCACCTGGCCGAAAAACTTCCCCGGCGTCGGCACCCGGGCCGTACAGTTTGCGAAAGACGTGGAAGCCGCCACCGACGGCGACATCAAGATCAAGGTCTATGCCGCCGGCGAACTGGTTCCGGCGCTCGGCGCCTTTGATGCGGTGTCCGGCGGCAAAGCGGATATCTATCATGGCGTCGATTATTACTGGCAGGGCAAGCACAAGGCCTTTTCCTTCTTTGGCGCCGTGCCCTTCGGCCTGACCCCGTTCGAGGTGGTGCAATGGCTGTACTTTGGCGGTGGGCAGGAGCTGTGGGACGAATTGTCCGGCCAGTTCAATGTCAAGCCCCTGCTGTGCGGCAACACCAGTATGCAGATGGGCGGCTGGTTCAAAAAGGAAATTAACAGCCTCGAGGACTTCAAGGGCCTGCGCATGCGTATTCCCGGCATGGGCGGGGAAATCCTGAAACGGCTTGGCGCCACCCCGGTCACCAAGTCCGGCGGCGAGATTTTCCTGGCCCTGAGCCAGGGCAACATCGATGCCTCTGAATGGGTCGGTCCCTGGAACGACCTGGCGTTCGGTTTCTATAAAATCGCCCCCTATTACTATACCTCCGTGTTCCACGAACCGGCCGCCAATGTGGCCGCCGGCTTCAACAAGGAAGTCTGGGAATCCTTAAGCAAGAGCCAGCAGGCCATCATCACTGCCGTCGCCGGCGACAACCATCAGAAGTCGGTGGCCGAATATAACGCCCAGAATATCATCGCCCTCCGGACGCTGGTGGATAAACACGGCGTCCAACTAAGGCAATTCTCCCCCGAAATCATGAAAAGGCTGGCGGAAGTGGCCAGCGATGTGGTCCGGGAAGTGGGTGAAACCGACGAGTTGTCGCGCCGGATCTATAACAGCTATATGGAAACCCGGAAAAACTGCATGGACTGGGCGGAAATCGCCGACGAACCCTATGCCGCCGCCCGGCGCCTGCCCGAAAACTATGGCGAAAAAATTTAA